From a single Arachis hypogaea cultivar Tifrunner chromosome 3, arahy.Tifrunner.gnm2.J5K5, whole genome shotgun sequence genomic region:
- the LOC112734345 gene encoding uncharacterized protein — MAAAGNEDADAVLSDVEDEAGDPGPIATKAPSPEDVSVEKLRELLGELDRERQARLAAENSRSELQVSFNRLKALAQEAIKKRDEFARHRDDAVRERDEALRKNDAVSLELAESKKAKDEVAKQLEEVARERDSLRSEIGNSRHMLETGMEKISAKVSSFKNFGPNGLPRSQKYTGLAAVAYGVIKRSNEIVEELLKQNDATLKSRNETREQMEQRNYEIAIEVSQLEATISGLRDEVAKQGSSIEGLEKDLADRDRKLSEMEHEMKEKLREGQGEASRLKEFLVECEDKLSKLEARMESMRPLLIDQLSFVSKIHNQICNVVRILDDQSSSELSESLFVPQETDVEENIRASLAGMESIFELTRIVVQKARDLIEDKDREIKRLDETVTRLVKEKDQIGSLLRSALSKRMKSDPSSRKNELFKAAENGLREAGIDFKFSKVLGDGNDAVSNDKIELTEKEEDEIYSLAGALEHVVKSSQLEIINLHHTVDELRAELSLLKQHIEAQAKELDHRMHRIEELEEKERVANENIEGLMMDIAAAEEEINRWKVAAEQEAAAGRGVEQEFVAQLSALKQELEEAKQSMLESEKKLKFKEETAAAAMAARDAAEKSLKLADLRASRLRDRVEELTHQLEEFENREDSRGQNRPRYVCWPWQWLGMDFVGVQRRPETQQEASNEMELSEPLL, encoded by the exons ATGGCTGCCGCCGGCAACGAGGATGCCGACGCGGTGCTCAGCGACGTCGAGGACGAAGCCGGCGATCCTGGTCCGATCGCAACAAAAGCTCCGTCGCCGGAAGACGTCTCCGTCGAGAAACTACGGGAGCTTCTAGGCGAGCTTGATCGGGAGCGCCAGGCGCGTCTCGCCGCCGAGAACTCCAGGTCCGAACTTCAGGTGTCGTTCAACCGCCTGAAAGCGCTGGCGCAGGAGGCAATCAAGAAGCGCGACGAGTTCGCCAGGCACCGTGATGACGCCGTTCGCGAGCGCGACGAGGCGCTGAGGAAGAACGACGCCGTTTCCTTAGAACTGGCAGAATCTAAGAAAGCAAAGGACGAGGTTGCAAAGCAGTTGGAAGAGGTTGCGAGGGAGAGGGATTCACTAAGATCGGAGATTGGGAATTCAAGGCACATGCTTGAGACTGGCATGGAGAAGATTTCCGCCAAGGTCAGCAGCTTCAAGAATTTCGGGCCTAATGGGCTTCCACGGTCGCAGAAGTACACCGGCCTCGCAGCCGTGGCTTATGGTGTGATCAAGAGATCCAACGAGATCGTTGAAGAGCTCTTGAAACAGAACGATGCGACTTTGAAGTCTAGGAACGAGACTAGGGAGCAGATGGAGCAGCGGAATTACGAGATTGCCATTGAGGTTTCTCAGCTTGAAGCAACAATTAGTGGTCTCAGGGATGAGGTTGCAAAGCAAGGTTCCTCAATTGAGGGTTTGGAGAAGGACTTGGCTGATAGGGATAGGAAGTTGAGCGAGATGGAACATGAGATGAAGGAGAAGTTGAGGGAGGGACAAGGTGAAGCATCACGGTTGAAGGAGTTTCTTGTTGAGTGTGAGGATAAGTTGAGTAAATTGGAGGCGAGGATGGAGTCAATGCGGCCATTGTTGATTGATCAGTTGAGCTTTGTTTCAAAGATTCATAATCAAATTTGTAATGTTGTTAGGATATTAGATGATCAGAGTAGCTCGGAGCTGTCTGAGTCATTGTTTGTGCCGCAAGAAACTGATGTTGAGGAGAATATACGTGCCTCTTTGGCTGGCATGGAGTCTATATTTGAGTTGACTAGGATTGTTGTTCAAAAGGCAAGGGATTTGATTGAGGATAAGGATCGTGAAATTAAGAGATTGGATGAGACCGTAACTCGTTTAGTTAAGGAAAAGGATCAAATTGGCTCCTTGCTAAGGAGTGCTTTGTCAAAGAGGATGAAATCCGATCCATCTTCGAGAAAGAATGAGCTGTTTAAGGCTGCAGAGAATGGATTGAGGGAGGCTGGGATAGATTTCAAATTCAGTAAGGTTCTTGGGGATGGAAACGATGCAGTTTCAAATGACAAGATAGAGTTAACTGAAAAAGAGGAGGACGAAATATACTCTCTG GCTGGAGCATTGGAGCATGTTGTAAAGTCATCTCAGCTTGAAATCATTAATCTCCACCACACTGTCGACGAATTAAG GGCAGAGTTGAGTTTACTTAAGCAGCACATAGAAGCTCAGGCTAAAGAGCTTGACCATAGAATGCACCGGATAGAGGAACTTGAAGAGAAGGAGAGAGTAGCTAATGAAAAT ATTGAGGGGTTAATGATGGACATTGCTGCTGCCGAAGAAGAAATTAACAGATGGAAAGTGGCAGCAGAGCAAGAAGCTGCTGCAGGTAGAGGTGTTGAACAAGAATTTGTGGCACAG TTGTCAGCACTGAAGCAGGAACTTGAAGAAGCAAAGCAATCCATGTTAGAGTCAGAGAAGAAACTAAAATTCAAAGAAGAGACTGCAGCTGCTGCCATGGCTGCAAGAGATGCGGCTGAGAAATCTCTCAAGTTGGCAGACTTGAGGGCATCTAGACTAAGGGACAGAGTGGAGGAGCTTACTCATCAGCTCGAAGAGTTTGAGAACCGGGAAGATTCAAGGGGACAAAACAGGCCTAGATATGTATGCTGGCCATGGCAGTGGCTTGGCATGGACTTTGTAGGAGTTCAGCGTCGGCCTGAAACGCAACAGGAGGCTTCTAACGAAATGGAGCTCTCAGAACCCCTCTTATAG
- the LOC112734346 gene encoding uncharacterized protein, with protein MSRRETNPHFSRPPPRGHPEDHRQSPILFVPASEHHGQYPPPAHGVAPTQQEDPPYHPHFPLQPRPQEHPYPLRPQTQGPPPPPPTSKVPTRDKRSKPQQQSPPPPEGRRKRQEGLAYPPSKQKVKISEPSSSKPPVVTPVLPPLSLSPEPRQQLREPHSPTQKQRHDGPRHHRPPWLPPPKKSNPLTWCGAVLCVIFWLIIIIGGLIVLIVYLVFRPQSPHFDISGVTLNAAYLDFGYLLNADITILANFTNPNKKVHVDFSTVSIYLYYGNTLIATQYVEPFSAARAQSRFAYIHMVTSQVKLPLGESQRIVKQMESNGVLLSVRGVFRARSKLGSILRYSYNLYGLCNLMVTRPPDGVLLKKKCRTKR; from the coding sequence ATGTCTCGCCGAGAAACCAATCCTCATTTTTCTAGACCACCACCGCGAGGACATCCCGAAGATCATCGACAGTCACCTATTCTATTCGTACCAGCCTCAGAACACCATGGCCAATATCCACCACCAGCACATGGAGTAGCACCTACGCAACAAGAAGATCCCCCTTACCACCCTCATTTTCCATTGCAGCCGCGACCACAAGAACATCCCTATCCATTGCGGCCCCAGACGCAaggaccaccaccaccaccgcctaCCTCAAAAGTGCCGACCCGTGACAAGCGTAGCAAACCACAACAacaatcaccaccaccaccagaagGACGAAGGAAGCGGCAAGAAGGTTTAGCTTACCCACCAAGCAAGCAAAAGGTAAAAATTAGTGAGCCATCATCTTCCAAGCCTCCCGTTGTCACCCCAGTGCTACCCCCACTTAGCCTCTCTCCTGAGCCTCGGCAGCAACTTCGTGAACCTCACAGCCCCACCCAAAAGCAGAGACATGATGGGCCGCGGCACCACCGCCCTCCATGGTTGCCTCCGCCGAAAAAGTCCAACCCTCTAACATGGTGTGGTGCTGTGTTATGCGTAATATTTTGGCTGATCATAATCATAGGAGGGTTGATAGTCCTAATAGTGTACCTTGTTTTTCGCCCCCAGAGCCCTCATTTCGACATATCTGGTGTCACCCTGAATGCTGCATACCTGGACTTTGGATATCTACTCAATGCTGATATCACCATTCTTGCAAACTTCACAAATCCAAACAAGAAGGTTCATGTAGACTTCAGCACAGTGAGCATCTATCTATATTACGGAAATACCCTCATTGCAACTCAATATGTGGAACCTTTCTCTGCTGCAAGGGCTCAGTCAAGGTTTGCATATATTCACATGGTGACTAGTCAAGTTAAGTTGCCACTGGGAGAGAGCCAGCGCATAGTGAAGCAAATGGAAAGCAATGGAGTTTTGTTGAGTGTGAGGGGTGTTTTCAGAGCAAGGTCTAAACTGGGAAGCATCTTAAGGTATTCATATAACCTCTATGGCCTCTGTAATCTCATGGTCACGCGCCCGCCAGATGGGGTTTTGCTCAAAAAGAAATGCAGAACGAAACGCTGA
- the LOC112734347 gene encoding uncharacterized protein isoform X2 — protein sequence MTQSNCRLFSLDYNRFIGVLLRQSRFDLAEHYYFHHVIPQGFSLSPFTYSRFISALCSVRNFTLINKLLRDMDALGCIPDIWAFNIYLDLLWRDHRLDDALELFHCLSRKGREPDIVSYTILIDALCKSRRFNEAAGFWRGLIDKGLKPDAKACGALVTGLCSGGHVDLAYELVVEVIKGGVEVNSLVYNALIGGYCRVGKIDKALAIKAFMSKNGCLPDLVTYNTLLNYCCNELMLDEAVRLVQSMETSGVEPDLYSYNELLKVFCKANQMERAYWIMVNRMQVKGLCDVVSYNTIIDAFCKAHQTGRAYNLFKEMYRKGIQPDVVTFTIIIKAFLREGSSTVAKKHLDQMTKMDIAPDQVFYTTIVDHMCKTGKIDTAHSIFRDMVENGITPDVVSYNALINGFCKASRVTDAMHLYDEMQAKEFHPDAVTFKLIVGGLIRENKLSDACKVWDQMMEKGFTLDSHVSQTLINALQLSNAT from the coding sequence ATGACCCAATCAAACTGCCGCCTCTTCAGCCTTGACTACAACCGCTTCATCGGTGTCCTCCTCCGCCAGTCCCGCTTCGACCTTGCTGAGCACTACTACTTCCACCACGTCATCCCCCAGGGCTTCTCCCTCTCCCCATTCACCTATTCCCGCTTCATTTCTGCCCTCTGCAGCGTCAGGAATTTCACCCTCATCAACAAGCTCCTCCGTGACATGGACGCACTCGGTTGCATCCCTGACATATGGGCCTTCAATATCTACTTGGACCTCTTGTGGCGTGATCATCGGTTGGATGATGCTCTGGAACTTTTCCATTGCTTGTCCCGCAAGGGAAGAGAGCCTGATATTGTTAGTTACACTATCCTCATTGATGCACTGTGCAAGTCTCGCCGGTTCAATGAGGCTGCTGGGTTTTGGCGAGGTTTGATTGATAAGGGGCTGAAACCTGATGCTAAGGCTTGTGGTGCTCTTGTGACTGGTTTGTGTTCTGGTGGTCATGTTGATTTGGCTTATGAGCTTGTTGTTGAGGTGATCAAGGGTGGTGTGGAGGTTAATAGTTTGGTTTATAATGCTTTGATTGGTGGGTATTGTAGGGTAGGGAAGATTGATAAGGCGCTCGCGATTAAGGCGTTTATGAGCAAGAATGGGTGTCTGCCGGACTTGGTGACTTATAATAccttgttgaattattgttgtaaTGAGCTTATGTTGGATGAGGCAGTTAGGTTAGTACAGTCAATGGAGACGAGTGGTGTGGAGCCAGATTTGTATAGTTATAATGAGCTGCTAAAGGTTTTTTGTAAGGCTAACCAAATGGAAAGAGCTTATTGGATTATGGTAAATAGGATGCAGGTTAAAGGGTTGTGTGATGTTGTTTCTTACAATACCATTATCGATGCGTTTTGTAAGGCACACCAGACTGGGAGGGCTTATAACTTGTTTAAGGAAATGTATAGGAAGGGGATTCAACCCGATGTAGTGACTTTCACAATCATTATAAAAGCATTTCTGAGAGAAGGTAGTTCTACTGTGGCCAAGAAGCATCTTGATCAAATGACCAAGATGGATATTGCTCCTGATCAAGTATTCTATACGACAATAGTGGATCACATGTGCAAGACTGGAAAAATTGATACGGCTCATAGCATTTTCCGTGACATGGTGGAGAATGGTATAACTCCAGATGTTGTCTCTTACAATGCCCTCATAAATGGGTTTTGCAAGGCTTCTCGAGTTACAGATGCTATGCATCTATATGATGAAATGCAAGCGAAAGAATTCCATCCTGATGCGGTAACTTTCAAGTTGATAGTTGGAGGGCTTATAAGGGAAAACAAGCTTTCAGATGCCTGTAAGGTTTGGGACCAGATGATGGAAAAGGGCTTTACACTCGACAGTCATGTTTCTCAGACCCTGATCAATGCCCTTCAATTGAGTAATGCCACATAA
- the LOC112734347 gene encoding uncharacterized protein isoform X1, translating into MHLGLLPSDMYQSVGARRLLYRSQITHYVKAGLIDNAIKVFDEMTQSNCRLFSLDYNRFIGVLLRQSRFDLAEHYYFHHVIPQGFSLSPFTYSRFISALCSVRNFTLINKLLRDMDALGCIPDIWAFNIYLDLLWRDHRLDDALELFHCLSRKGREPDIVSYTILIDALCKSRRFNEAAGFWRGLIDKGLKPDAKACGALVTGLCSGGHVDLAYELVVEVIKGGVEVNSLVYNALIGGYCRVGKIDKALAIKAFMSKNGCLPDLVTYNTLLNYCCNELMLDEAVRLVQSMETSGVEPDLYSYNELLKVFCKANQMERAYWIMVNRMQVKGLCDVVSYNTIIDAFCKAHQTGRAYNLFKEMYRKGIQPDVVTFTIIIKAFLREGSSTVAKKHLDQMTKMDIAPDQVFYTTIVDHMCKTGKIDTAHSIFRDMVENGITPDVVSYNALINGFCKASRVTDAMHLYDEMQAKEFHPDAVTFKLIVGGLIRENKLSDACKVWDQMMEKGFTLDSHVSQTLINALQLSNAT; encoded by the coding sequence ATGCATTTGGGTCTGTTACCATCTGATATGTATCAAAGTGTTGGGGCAAGGCGCCTCCTATACCGCTCTCAGATAACACATTACGTGAAAGCAGGTCTCATTGACAATGCCATCAAGGTGTTCGACGAAATGACCCAATCAAACTGCCGCCTCTTCAGCCTTGACTACAACCGCTTCATCGGTGTCCTCCTCCGCCAGTCCCGCTTCGACCTTGCTGAGCACTACTACTTCCACCACGTCATCCCCCAGGGCTTCTCCCTCTCCCCATTCACCTATTCCCGCTTCATTTCTGCCCTCTGCAGCGTCAGGAATTTCACCCTCATCAACAAGCTCCTCCGTGACATGGACGCACTCGGTTGCATCCCTGACATATGGGCCTTCAATATCTACTTGGACCTCTTGTGGCGTGATCATCGGTTGGATGATGCTCTGGAACTTTTCCATTGCTTGTCCCGCAAGGGAAGAGAGCCTGATATTGTTAGTTACACTATCCTCATTGATGCACTGTGCAAGTCTCGCCGGTTCAATGAGGCTGCTGGGTTTTGGCGAGGTTTGATTGATAAGGGGCTGAAACCTGATGCTAAGGCTTGTGGTGCTCTTGTGACTGGTTTGTGTTCTGGTGGTCATGTTGATTTGGCTTATGAGCTTGTTGTTGAGGTGATCAAGGGTGGTGTGGAGGTTAATAGTTTGGTTTATAATGCTTTGATTGGTGGGTATTGTAGGGTAGGGAAGATTGATAAGGCGCTCGCGATTAAGGCGTTTATGAGCAAGAATGGGTGTCTGCCGGACTTGGTGACTTATAATAccttgttgaattattgttgtaaTGAGCTTATGTTGGATGAGGCAGTTAGGTTAGTACAGTCAATGGAGACGAGTGGTGTGGAGCCAGATTTGTATAGTTATAATGAGCTGCTAAAGGTTTTTTGTAAGGCTAACCAAATGGAAAGAGCTTATTGGATTATGGTAAATAGGATGCAGGTTAAAGGGTTGTGTGATGTTGTTTCTTACAATACCATTATCGATGCGTTTTGTAAGGCACACCAGACTGGGAGGGCTTATAACTTGTTTAAGGAAATGTATAGGAAGGGGATTCAACCCGATGTAGTGACTTTCACAATCATTATAAAAGCATTTCTGAGAGAAGGTAGTTCTACTGTGGCCAAGAAGCATCTTGATCAAATGACCAAGATGGATATTGCTCCTGATCAAGTATTCTATACGACAATAGTGGATCACATGTGCAAGACTGGAAAAATTGATACGGCTCATAGCATTTTCCGTGACATGGTGGAGAATGGTATAACTCCAGATGTTGTCTCTTACAATGCCCTCATAAATGGGTTTTGCAAGGCTTCTCGAGTTACAGATGCTATGCATCTATATGATGAAATGCAAGCGAAAGAATTCCATCCTGATGCGGTAACTTTCAAGTTGATAGTTGGAGGGCTTATAAGGGAAAACAAGCTTTCAGATGCCTGTAAGGTTTGGGACCAGATGATGGAAAAGGGCTTTACACTCGACAGTCATGTTTCTCAGACCCTGATCAATGCCCTTCAATTGAGTAATGCCACATAA